In a genomic window of Allomeiothermus silvanus DSM 9946:
- a CDS encoding M24 family metallopeptidase produces the protein MNPIALQKLRIWMNERGFERFFVQNPENFAWLSGGGDNTVVVNRPAAWLEVAGDASTPVRLHTSRIEAQRLTEEEVEGLEVISHPWYSPPNLPSPNDSEHDLTLLRLVLGPEEQERYRALGRDAARAIGEVMQDAEPEWTEFELAGAVASALYAYGIQPVVLLAAGEERIFTYRHPLPKNRPLGRLAMAVLCGRRAGLIANVTRIKTWGHSQARALMDRVLQVESAALNCTVPGKTLAEVFLTLKQAYTDIGYPEAIEEHHQGGLTGYKPREMLATPSNLTILETAMAVAWNPSLRGAKVEDTFLIGENGLENLTLDPHWPMVKVEGRLRPGLLEG, from the coding sequence ATGAACCCAATCGCCCTACAAAAGCTCCGAATCTGGATGAACGAGCGCGGTTTTGAGCGCTTCTTTGTGCAAAATCCGGAGAACTTCGCTTGGCTCAGCGGGGGGGGAGACAACACCGTGGTGGTAAATCGCCCGGCGGCCTGGCTCGAGGTGGCAGGCGATGCCTCTACCCCCGTCCGGCTCCACACCTCCCGGATTGAAGCCCAGCGGCTAACCGAGGAGGAAGTAGAGGGGCTCGAGGTCATCTCACACCCCTGGTATAGCCCACCCAACCTACCTAGCCCCAACGACTCCGAGCACGACCTCACCCTGCTGCGGCTGGTGTTAGGCCCCGAGGAGCAAGAACGCTACCGGGCTTTAGGCCGGGACGCAGCGAGAGCAATAGGGGAAGTAATGCAGGACGCCGAACCGGAGTGGACCGAATTCGAACTCGCCGGGGCGGTGGCGAGCGCCCTCTACGCCTACGGCATTCAGCCCGTAGTGCTGCTGGCAGCAGGCGAGGAGCGCATCTTCACCTACCGCCATCCGCTACCCAAGAACCGGCCGCTTGGCCGGCTGGCCATGGCGGTGTTGTGTGGACGGCGCGCAGGGCTAATCGCCAACGTTACCCGGATCAAGACCTGGGGGCACAGCCAGGCGCGAGCGCTCATGGATCGCGTTTTGCAGGTGGAGTCGGCCGCTCTTAATTGCACGGTGCCGGGCAAAACCTTGGCGGAAGTTTTCCTCACTTTGAAACAGGCCTATACCGACATCGGATACCCCGAAGCTATCGAGGAACACCACCAAGGTGGGCTCACCGGCTATAAACCGCGCGAGATGCTCGCCACCCCGAGCAACCTCACCATCCTCGAGACCGCTATGGCCGTTGCCTGGAACCCCAGCCTGAGGGGGGCTAAAGTTGAGGACACCTTCCTGATCGGCGAGAATGGCCTGGAAAACCTCACCCTAGACCCCCACTGGCCCATGGTCAAGGTCGAGGGGCGGTTAAGGCCAGGGCTGCTCGAGGGCTAG
- a CDS encoding beta-galactosidase — protein sequence MLGVCYYPEHWPRDRWAEDARRMRECGLSYVRIGEFSWSRLEPEPGRFDFEWLDQAIATLHAEGLQVVLGTPTPTPPKWLVDRHPDILATDREGRLRKFGSRRHYSFSSRTYQAHTRRIVTVIAQRYGNHPAVAGWQTDNEYGCHDTTRSYGPEDLLAFREWLRAKYGSIEALNAAWGNVFWSMEYRTFEEIDLPNLTVTEANPAHWLDFYRFSSDQVAAYNKLQVEIIRQYSPGRFITHNFMGYTPDFDHFKVAEDLDVASWDSYPLGFTDMDVLPVSEEEKLRYARTGHPDIPAFHHDLYRGVKPRWWVMEQQPGPVNWAAHNPSPAPGMVRLWTWEALAHGAEVVSYFRWRQFPQAQEQKHAGLNRPDFQPDVGYWEAQQVARELEGLELPPTQQAPVALVFDYEADWVTRIQPQGREFTYRDLVWNFYQALRSLGLDVDFVKPGGSLEGYRLGVVPCSPILHEATIRALHNTQAQLVFGPRTGSKTESMGIPPNLPPGKLAEWLPIRVTRVESLRPGVNFALEWNGQRYTSSVWKEWVESDLAPVAKFDDGRGALWQHDNLHYLAFWPTVAFLRAYLGHLANRQGLQTFSLSEGLRLRRRGHLTFAFNYGPHEQQAPASPQARFVLGGRMVPPHGLSIWES from the coding sequence ATGCTTGGAGTCTGCTACTACCCCGAACACTGGCCCCGCGACCGCTGGGCCGAGGACGCCCGCCGGATGCGGGAATGCGGCCTTAGCTACGTACGCATCGGTGAGTTTTCCTGGAGCCGACTCGAGCCCGAACCGGGTCGCTTCGATTTCGAGTGGCTGGACCAGGCCATCGCGACCCTTCACGCCGAAGGCCTCCAGGTAGTGCTGGGAACACCCACTCCCACCCCGCCTAAGTGGCTGGTGGACCGACACCCCGACATCCTGGCGACAGACCGCGAGGGCCGCTTGCGCAAGTTTGGCTCGAGGCGTCACTACAGCTTTTCGAGCCGAACCTACCAAGCACATACCCGCCGCATCGTGACCGTCATAGCCCAGCGCTACGGTAACCACCCCGCAGTAGCGGGCTGGCAGACCGATAACGAGTACGGCTGCCACGACACCACCCGCAGCTATGGCCCAGAGGATTTGTTGGCCTTCCGCGAGTGGCTGAGGGCTAAATACGGCTCGATCGAAGCGCTGAATGCAGCCTGGGGCAACGTCTTCTGGAGCATGGAGTACCGCACCTTCGAGGAGATTGACCTACCCAACCTCACCGTCACCGAGGCTAACCCGGCGCACTGGCTCGACTTCTACCGCTTCAGCTCGGATCAGGTGGCGGCTTACAACAAGCTACAGGTCGAAATCATCCGCCAGTATTCGCCGGGGCGGTTTATCACCCATAACTTCATGGGCTATACCCCCGACTTCGACCACTTCAAAGTAGCAGAGGACCTCGACGTAGCCAGCTGGGACAGCTACCCGCTGGGCTTTACCGATATGGACGTTTTACCGGTCTCCGAAGAGGAAAAGCTCCGCTACGCCCGCACCGGCCACCCCGACATCCCGGCCTTTCACCACGACCTCTACCGCGGGGTGAAGCCGCGCTGGTGGGTGATGGAACAGCAGCCGGGGCCGGTGAACTGGGCGGCCCATAACCCTTCTCCTGCCCCCGGCATGGTGCGGCTATGGACCTGGGAAGCGCTGGCCCACGGAGCCGAAGTGGTGAGCTATTTCCGCTGGCGGCAATTCCCCCAGGCCCAGGAACAGAAGCATGCCGGGCTCAACCGCCCCGACTTCCAACCCGACGTGGGCTACTGGGAAGCCCAGCAGGTCGCGCGGGAGCTGGAAGGGCTCGAGCTGCCCCCTACCCAACAAGCCCCGGTGGCGTTGGTCTTCGACTACGAGGCCGACTGGGTAACGCGCATCCAGCCGCAGGGCCGCGAGTTCACCTACCGCGACCTGGTCTGGAACTTCTATCAGGCCCTGCGCTCTCTTGGCCTGGATGTGGACTTCGTGAAGCCAGGGGGGAGCCTCGAGGGGTACCGGCTCGGGGTAGTCCCCTGCTCCCCGATCCTGCATGAGGCCACGATCCGGGCTTTGCACAATACCCAGGCCCAGCTGGTCTTCGGGCCACGTACGGGCTCTAAGACCGAATCCATGGGTATCCCTCCAAACCTCCCCCCCGGCAAGCTGGCCGAATGGCTGCCCATCCGGGTAACCCGAGTCGAATCGCTGCGCCCAGGGGTGAACTTCGCCCTCGAGTGGAACGGGCAGCGCTACACCTCTTCGGTGTGGAAGGAGTGGGTCGAGTCCGATCTCGCGCCCGTCGCCAAGTTCGACGATGGCCGAGGGGCTCTCTGGCAGCACGATAACCTGCACTACCTGGCTTTCTGGCCCACGGTGGCTTTTCTCCGGGCCTATCTGGGCCACCTGGCCAACCGCCAAGGCCTGCAAACTTTCTCGCTTTCCGAGGGCTTGAGGCTACGGCGGCGGGGCCACCTGACCTTCGCCTTCAACTATGGCCCACACGAACAGCAAGCTCCGGCCTCCCCGCAGGCCCGCTTCGTGTTGGGGGGCCGTATGGTCCCGCCGCACGGCCTGAGCATCTGGGAGAGCTAA
- a CDS encoding carbohydrate ABC transporter permease, with the protein MSAAASVQSPARKRKLRRGPNIWVLGLVWFFALLWLVPFVGAIITSFRTFDDLNTRGFWSVPQEITVNNYVRAWGQAGVSRYLLNSFKITLPALGLCMLFASMCAYGLVRFRFRLSVPIYVMFVAGLMLPFQVLLLPVFFLANKLHIYDTLWALILFHAAFQLGFCTFVLRNFMKTVPFSLFESALIDGASEWTIFRRIALPLLLPGLAALATLEFTWIFNDYLWAIVLLQSDQLKPITTGLANLRGQYISDWPLMVAGSLIATVPTLVVFFGLQRYFIDGLTVGATKG; encoded by the coding sequence ATGAGTGCTGCCGCTTCCGTACAAAGCCCTGCCCGAAAGCGCAAACTGCGCCGGGGACCCAACATTTGGGTGCTGGGGCTGGTGTGGTTCTTTGCCCTTTTATGGCTGGTTCCCTTCGTGGGAGCCATCATCACCAGCTTCCGCACCTTCGACGACCTCAACACCCGCGGCTTCTGGAGTGTGCCGCAAGAGATCACGGTAAATAATTACGTGCGGGCCTGGGGGCAAGCGGGGGTCAGCAGATACCTGCTCAACAGCTTCAAGATCACGCTGCCGGCGCTGGGGCTATGTATGCTTTTTGCTTCGATGTGTGCCTACGGGCTGGTGCGCTTCCGCTTCCGGCTTTCCGTCCCGATTTATGTGATGTTCGTGGCCGGGCTGATGCTTCCTTTCCAGGTATTGCTCTTGCCGGTGTTTTTCCTGGCCAACAAGCTGCACATCTACGATACGTTGTGGGCGTTGATCCTCTTTCACGCGGCTTTTCAGCTCGGCTTCTGCACCTTCGTGCTGCGCAACTTCATGAAGACGGTCCCGTTCTCGCTTTTCGAGAGCGCTCTGATTGATGGAGCCTCGGAGTGGACTATCTTCCGCCGCATCGCCCTACCTCTGCTGCTGCCGGGGCTGGCTGCTTTGGCCACGTTGGAATTTACCTGGATCTTCAACGACTACCTGTGGGCCATCGTGCTGTTGCAAAGCGACCAGCTCAAGCCCATCACCACCGGCTTGGCTAACCTGCGCGGACAGTACATCAGCGACTGGCCGCTGATGGTAGCGGGTAGCCTGATCGCCACCGTGCCCACCTTGGTGGTCTTCTTCGGGTTGCAACGCTACTTTATCGACGGGCTCACGGTGGGAGCAACCAAGGGATAA
- the galK gene encoding galactokinase, with product MSFKDRFGAFSETSAQAPGRVNLLGEHTDYNDGFVLPTPLPYFTYVEADRLEGRIEGYAENFGETRSRSLDQGKQGDWLDYLAGCVWVLRTAGYPVPGGRFYVRSEVPMGAGLSSSAALEVATLRALRALYRLPLDDKQIALLAQQAEAEYVGVRVGIMDQMASSLGQPGQALFLDTRTLDYQLVPLPAGYKVAVVDSAVPRRLAEAGYNERRSQCEEAARLLGVKALRDVGLERLNEVEALPEPLGRRARHVITENARVLEGVTALRSGDIRRFGELMLASHRSLRDDYEVSIPALDRLVDLAMQNGAAGARLTGAGFGGAIVALVPEQEYERFKAGLSRGYPQAHFV from the coding sequence ATGAGTTTCAAAGACCGATTCGGCGCCTTCTCCGAAACCAGCGCGCAGGCCCCCGGCCGGGTCAACCTGCTGGGCGAACACACCGACTACAATGATGGCTTTGTCCTTCCTACTCCCCTACCCTATTTCACCTATGTCGAAGCTGATCGGCTCGAGGGCCGTATCGAAGGCTACGCCGAGAATTTTGGCGAGACCCGCTCCCGATCGCTCGATCAAGGTAAGCAGGGGGACTGGCTCGACTACCTAGCCGGGTGTGTCTGGGTGCTTCGCACAGCCGGCTACCCGGTTCCCGGTGGACGGTTTTATGTGAGGAGCGAGGTGCCTATGGGCGCTGGACTTTCCAGCTCGGCAGCGCTCGAGGTAGCCACCCTGCGGGCCTTACGTGCCCTGTACCGACTTCCCCTCGACGACAAGCAGATCGCCCTCCTGGCCCAACAGGCCGAGGCCGAGTACGTGGGGGTACGGGTAGGGATCATGGACCAAATGGCGAGTTCGCTGGGCCAGCCGGGACAGGCGTTATTCCTGGACACGCGTACCCTCGACTACCAATTGGTGCCGCTCCCCGCCGGGTACAAAGTAGCGGTGGTGGACTCCGCCGTACCCCGCCGCCTGGCCGAGGCCGGGTACAACGAGCGCCGCTCCCAGTGCGAGGAGGCCGCCCGTCTCCTGGGGGTAAAGGCCCTGCGCGACGTGGGTCTGGAGCGGCTGAACGAAGTGGAGGCACTCCCCGAACCATTGGGCCGCCGCGCCCGGCACGTCATTACCGAAAACGCCCGGGTGCTCGAGGGAGTCACGGCGCTCAGATCGGGGGATATAAGGCGCTTTGGCGAACTCATGCTAGCCTCTCACCGCTCGCTCCGCGACGACTATGAAGTCTCCATCCCCGCGCTCGACCGGTTGGTGGATCTGGCCATGCAAAATGGCGCCGCCGGGGCGCGACTCACCGGGGCTGGGTTCGGTGGGGCCATCGTAGCCCTGGTGCCGGAGCAGGAATATGAGCGGTTCAAAGCCGGACTGTCTCGAGGTTATCCCCAAGCCCACTTCGTTTGA
- the galT gene encoding galactose-1-phosphate uridylyltransferase, with the protein MHKRMFKKADGRVMFLYGNEPHTLPPLEEMEPAPTPHPHMRWHPLRREWVVYAAHRQNRTFLPPPEYDPLSPTKPGGFPTEIPFETFEIAVFPNRFPSLTPHPGPAPEDIPVPVAPAKGDCEVVVYTPEQTGSLATLSQERRELLVRVWADRYRELLARDEVRFVMPFENRGEAIGVTLHHPHGQIYAYPFVPPVIEKEVQSFREGPVLVSLLNDAAPYVVCQDEYTLAIVPPFARYPYEVLVYPKRFHPGPWTFSDAEFASFGKVLGEVVAKYDRLFARPMPYIMLLHAAPEGEESTFHFHVEFYAALRAPDKLKYLAGTEVGAGTFAVDALPEETAKTLREVKP; encoded by the coding sequence ATGCACAAGCGCATGTTCAAAAAAGCCGATGGCCGGGTGATGTTTTTATACGGCAATGAACCCCACACCCTACCCCCGCTGGAAGAGATGGAGCCGGCCCCCACCCCCCACCCCCACATGCGCTGGCACCCCTTAAGACGGGAGTGGGTGGTGTATGCAGCCCACCGGCAAAACCGGACCTTTCTCCCCCCGCCCGAGTATGATCCGCTCTCCCCCACCAAACCGGGCGGCTTCCCTACCGAGATCCCCTTCGAGACTTTTGAGATCGCGGTCTTCCCCAACCGCTTCCCCTCGCTCACCCCGCACCCCGGCCCTGCGCCCGAGGATATCCCGGTGCCGGTGGCTCCCGCCAAGGGCGACTGCGAGGTGGTGGTCTACACCCCCGAACAGACCGGGAGCCTGGCCACGCTCTCGCAAGAACGCCGCGAGCTGCTGGTACGGGTTTGGGCTGATCGCTACCGCGAGTTACTGGCCCGAGACGAAGTGCGCTTCGTGATGCCCTTCGAGAACCGGGGCGAGGCCATAGGGGTCACGCTGCACCACCCTCACGGACAGATTTACGCCTATCCCTTTGTTCCGCCGGTCATAGAGAAGGAGGTCCAGAGCTTCCGCGAGGGCCCGGTGCTGGTCTCGCTGCTGAACGACGCCGCACCCTACGTGGTCTGCCAGGACGAGTACACCCTCGCCATCGTTCCACCCTTTGCCCGCTACCCCTACGAGGTGCTCGTTTACCCCAAGCGCTTCCACCCTGGCCCCTGGACCTTTAGCGACGCTGAGTTCGCCAGCTTTGGCAAAGTTCTGGGCGAAGTGGTGGCGAAATACGACCGGCTCTTCGCCCGCCCGATGCCCTACATTATGCTGTTGCACGCCGCACCCGAAGGCGAGGAAAGCACTTTCCACTTCCACGTCGAGTTCTACGCCGCGCTGCGCGCCCCCGACAAGCTCAAGTACCTAGCCGGAACCGAAGTTGGGGCGGGAACTTTCGCGGTAGACGCGCTCCCCGAGGAAACCGCCAAGACCCTACGGGAAGTCAAACCATAA